The Peribacillus sp. FSL E2-0218 genome contains a region encoding:
- a CDS encoding S8 family serine peptidase produces the protein MIKRSLSILAIFLLVFTASVSAAKLPNSPSGSGEGKKNQQSILKLKKDDIGKNYKSDEKVRVIVEMKEAPAIEIASKEGKLFKQLSKSKKQQLKSEKLANQKKLKNKVKEKKIAFKELESFTTVVNGFSGEIQYGEIKKVEAMPEVAEVHIANEYERPMEKPDMIYSKELVQAQEAWREYGYKGEGMVIGIIDTGIDPSHRDMVLNDDNKAELSESEVKGMKKSSHLLGNYFTPKVPYGYNYMDENEEILDLGEGASMHGMHVAGTAGANGDEEHGGIKGVAPEAQLLALKVFGNDPAMKTTWGDIYIKAIDDAIILGADVLNMSLGSTAGFVSEDDPEQQAVSRAVDNGILMSISAGNSAHFGNGFANPSASNPDIGVSGSPGVAYDSVQVASVENNFMDLDAVTFNINGQEGKAPFMSASSVHPNALKEKTYDLVAAGIGSPEELAKVDVKGKFALIERGTLSFIDKAKNAQAAGAAGVIIFNNADGYISMQTDASITIPQLFMLKSDGAKLKTAITAGEKVKVSFNGDKTKSANPEAGKMSAFSSWGVAPNLDFKPEITAPGGQIYSTLNNDEYGMMSGTSMAAPHVSGGSALVLERVDKDFKLTGHARTNLAKNLMMNTSRPVKDQGVVNKALGWENPYSPRRQGAGVMQLHSALSTPAVVTEAFTKEAKVAMKEVGNTFAFSLKVENFSNKAVKYDVKGNIQTDYAIQGQLGYSAHQLEAQEIKDASIKINNKDTNKITVPAKKSVTFEVKVDISKAKVLGDDLQTLVDIDKVFPNGYFVEGFVTLKDPADTNPELHVPYVGFKGEWDKAPILDGTVYDKKSFYGAAGAVTTTGKDFDYLGRDRVADSFDSKRIAISPNGDGAQDDFVPLLSFLRNAKKVEYSILNGENKQVRKLRTENNVSKNYYDSGEGTAYTLDPARKWDGKVNNALAKDGVYYFEIKAMIDYEGAKWQTYKMPIRIDTVKPTVRISKKGNVLTIQGKDNLNGSGIAYYDVQVDGKSIVEKPLPATSKQFTLPDLRGEKVQVVAIDNAGNEKAAETELAKDSAPIDNYAPAVKIKSPETLSVNNKSKIKITGEIEEASKIKEFKIDNQTVPVTYNKTNKKYEFSYEKKYADGVQSMTVKATDNWDNTVSFKKVFMVDTTKPGLKVKGVPATVGAKAKNPKVDVTVEDNFDEIRLYLNGSEVFYNEFKEPYKMRAFKKEIKKLELPLKSGNNKIVFKVTDLAGNESKKEYNIVKAKK, from the coding sequence TTGATTAAACGCAGCTTGTCCATTCTAGCAATCTTTCTATTAGTATTTACTGCAAGCGTTTCCGCAGCCAAGCTTCCGAACTCACCGAGCGGCTCTGGTGAAGGGAAGAAGAATCAGCAAAGTATCCTGAAGTTGAAGAAAGATGATATCGGAAAGAATTATAAAAGTGACGAGAAGGTCAGGGTCATCGTAGAGATGAAGGAAGCGCCCGCGATTGAGATAGCTTCCAAGGAAGGCAAGCTGTTTAAACAGTTATCGAAAAGCAAGAAACAACAATTAAAATCCGAAAAGCTGGCTAACCAGAAGAAATTGAAAAACAAGGTGAAAGAGAAGAAAATCGCGTTCAAGGAACTTGAGAGCTTTACGACAGTAGTCAACGGGTTCAGCGGTGAAATTCAATATGGTGAAATCAAAAAGGTCGAGGCCATGCCAGAAGTTGCTGAAGTACATATTGCGAACGAATATGAGCGGCCGATGGAAAAGCCCGATATGATTTATAGTAAAGAACTTGTCCAAGCCCAGGAAGCTTGGCGGGAATATGGTTATAAAGGAGAAGGAATGGTCATCGGGATCATCGATACGGGAATTGATCCATCACACCGCGATATGGTCCTGAACGATGATAATAAAGCAGAGCTGAGTGAAAGTGAAGTAAAGGGGATGAAGAAGTCAAGCCATCTATTAGGCAACTATTTTACTCCTAAAGTTCCATATGGATATAACTATATGGATGAAAATGAAGAAATCCTTGATCTTGGTGAAGGTGCCTCGATGCATGGGATGCATGTCGCAGGAACGGCTGGCGCCAATGGAGATGAAGAGCACGGCGGAATTAAAGGGGTTGCTCCAGAAGCCCAGCTGCTTGCTTTGAAGGTATTCGGAAATGATCCTGCCATGAAGACGACATGGGGCGATATTTATATCAAGGCAATCGACGATGCCATCATTTTAGGGGCGGATGTACTGAATATGAGCCTTGGCTCGACTGCAGGCTTTGTATCAGAGGACGATCCCGAGCAGCAGGCGGTATCGAGAGCTGTAGATAACGGGATTCTCATGTCGATCTCGGCAGGAAACTCGGCTCACTTCGGTAATGGATTTGCCAATCCATCAGCCTCCAACCCCGATATTGGCGTATCAGGTTCACCTGGTGTTGCTTATGACTCGGTCCAAGTGGCATCCGTCGAGAATAACTTTATGGATTTGGATGCGGTGACCTTTAATATTAACGGACAAGAAGGCAAGGCTCCGTTCATGTCGGCATCAAGCGTACATCCGAATGCGTTAAAGGAAAAAACGTATGACTTGGTTGCTGCAGGAATCGGGTCGCCAGAGGAGCTTGCGAAAGTTGATGTGAAAGGCAAGTTTGCCCTCATAGAGCGCGGCACGCTTTCTTTTATCGATAAGGCTAAGAATGCCCAGGCAGCAGGGGCTGCCGGCGTAATTATTTTTAATAATGCCGATGGGTACATTTCGATGCAGACGGATGCAAGCATAACGATTCCCCAGCTGTTCATGCTGAAATCAGATGGAGCTAAGCTGAAAACGGCCATAACTGCTGGAGAAAAGGTTAAGGTCAGCTTCAATGGCGATAAAACAAAATCGGCAAACCCGGAAGCGGGAAAAATGAGTGCCTTCAGTTCGTGGGGCGTTGCGCCGAATTTGGACTTCAAGCCAGAAATCACTGCTCCAGGCGGGCAGATATACTCGACGTTGAACAATGATGAATATGGGATGATGAGTGGTACCTCGATGGCGGCACCACATGTTTCCGGCGGCTCTGCCCTTGTTCTGGAAAGAGTGGATAAAGACTTTAAATTAACAGGACATGCACGAACCAATTTGGCTAAAAACCTGATGATGAACACGTCAAGACCAGTGAAGGATCAAGGGGTCGTCAACAAGGCACTTGGTTGGGAAAATCCTTATTCGCCACGCAGGCAGGGAGCTGGAGTCATGCAGCTTCATTCAGCATTGTCCACGCCAGCCGTCGTGACGGAGGCATTCACGAAAGAAGCGAAGGTAGCCATGAAAGAGGTTGGCAATACGTTTGCTTTTAGCTTGAAGGTCGAGAATTTCAGCAACAAAGCAGTCAAATATGATGTAAAAGGAAATATTCAAACGGACTACGCCATCCAAGGTCAACTCGGCTATTCCGCTCATCAGTTGGAAGCGCAGGAAATTAAGGACGCTTCAATCAAAATCAATAATAAAGATACAAACAAAATAACGGTACCGGCGAAAAAGTCGGTAACCTTTGAAGTGAAAGTCGACATATCCAAAGCAAAAGTGCTTGGCGATGATCTTCAGACGCTTGTCGACATTGACAAGGTCTTCCCGAATGGATATTTTGTGGAGGGGTTCGTTACTTTGAAGGATCCAGCAGACACCAACCCGGAGCTGCATGTACCGTATGTAGGGTTCAAGGGAGAGTGGGATAAGGCACCGATCCTTGATGGGACGGTATATGATAAAAAGTCTTTCTATGGCGCGGCGGGCGCAGTAACGACAACAGGTAAAGATTTCGATTACCTTGGCCGTGACCGTGTAGCAGATTCATTCGACAGCAAACGCATTGCGATTTCCCCGAATGGTGATGGCGCACAGGATGACTTCGTGCCGCTTCTATCATTCTTGAGGAACGCAAAAAAGGTAGAGTACAGCATCCTGAATGGTGAAAACAAACAAGTAAGGAAACTTCGCACCGAGAATAATGTGAGCAAGAACTATTATGATAGTGGGGAAGGAACTGCTTATACACTTGATCCAGCCCGGAAATGGGATGGGAAGGTCAATAATGCATTGGCCAAAGATGGTGTCTATTATTTTGAAATTAAAGCGATGATAGATTACGAGGGTGCAAAATGGCAGACATATAAAATGCCGATCAGAATCGATACGGTAAAGCCAACTGTCAGGATTTCGAAAAAGGGTAATGTGTTGACGATCCAAGGTAAAGATAATCTGAATGGTTCGGGAATAGCTTATTATGATGTACAGGTCGACGGAAAATCAATCGTGGAAAAGCCGCTTCCGGCGACTTCGAAACAATTCACCCTGCCTGATCTACGAGGGGAAAAGGTACAGGTGGTGGCGATTGACAATGCAGGCAATGAAAAAGCGGCCGAAACGGAATTAGCCAAGGATTCGGCGCCAATCGATAACTATGCACCGGCTGTGAAAATTAAAAGTCCTGAAACCTTAAGCGTGAACAATAAAAGTAAAATCAAAATAACGGGGGAAATCGAGGAAGCATCGAAAATCAAGGAATTTAAAATCGATAACCAAACGGTCCCTGTAACGTATAACAAAACGAATAAGAAATATGAATTCTCTTATGAAAAGAAATATGCAGATGGCGTCCAAAGCATGACGGTCAAAGCGACAGACAATTGGGATAACACGGTATCGTTTAAAAAGGTGTTCATGGTCGATACGACAAAACCAGGCTTGAAGGTTAAAGGCGTGCCGGCAACTGTGGGAGCAAAAGCGAAAAATCCGAAGGTGGACGTGACGGTGGAGGATAATTTCGATGAAATCCGCCTTTACTTGAACGGAAGTGAAGTTTTCTATAATGAGTTCAAGGAACCATACAAAATGAGGGCTTTTAAGAAAGAGATAAAGAAATTGGAACTGCCGCTCAAATCGGGCAACAACAAAATCGTGTTTAAAGTGACCGATCTTGCCGGCAATGAATCGAAGAAGGAATACAACATAGTCAAAGCAAAGAAATAA
- a CDS encoding ABC transporter permease produces MPEIATNTSPILPHKEVEDQVISPWKEGWKSFKKNKVALVGLGIVLFFILIAIFAPLIAPYSFEGQKLSDKHLAPSAEHWFGTDEFGRDILSRVIYGSRISIGVGFLSVAGSVVVGSFLGIIAGYYGKWLDTIISRIFDIILAFPSILLAIAVVAVLGPSLRNALIAIAIVNVPIFGRLLRSRVLTVKEEEYVTAAKAIGMGDGRILLHHVLPNSLAPIIVQGTLAIATAIIECAALGFLGLGAQPPAPEWGKMLADSRSFIIQAPWTVLFPGLALMLTVLGFNLMGDGLRDALDPRMKN; encoded by the coding sequence ATGCCTGAAATAGCAACGAATACTTCGCCAATCCTTCCTCATAAAGAGGTAGAGGATCAAGTCATCTCTCCCTGGAAGGAAGGGTGGAAGAGCTTTAAGAAGAACAAGGTGGCCCTGGTCGGTCTGGGTATCGTTTTATTTTTCATCTTGATCGCCATCTTCGCTCCCCTCATTGCACCATATTCATTTGAGGGGCAAAAGCTAAGTGATAAACATTTGGCGCCATCTGCAGAACATTGGTTTGGAACGGATGAATTCGGCCGTGATATTTTAAGCCGGGTCATTTATGGCTCCCGGATATCAATCGGAGTCGGCTTTTTATCTGTAGCCGGATCCGTCGTGGTCGGATCCTTCCTTGGAATCATCGCCGGCTATTATGGAAAATGGCTGGATACGATCATTTCAAGGATCTTTGATATCATTTTGGCGTTTCCCAGTATCTTGCTTGCCATTGCCGTAGTAGCGGTTTTGGGACCTTCCCTTCGTAATGCGCTAATTGCCATTGCCATCGTCAATGTCCCGATATTCGGGCGGCTTTTACGCTCACGGGTGTTAACGGTGAAAGAAGAAGAGTACGTTACGGCTGCAAAGGCCATTGGGATGGGAGATGGCCGGATCCTCCTGCATCACGTCCTACCGAATAGCCTTGCGCCGATCATCGTGCAAGGGACCTTGGCGATTGCCACGGCCATCATTGAGTGTGCAGCACTCGGCTTCCTCGGTCTAGGGGCACAGCCGCCAGCGCCAGAGTGGGGGAAAATGCTGGCCGATTCTAGATCCTTCATCATTCAGGCCCCGTGGACGGTCCTTTTTCCCGGACTGGCGCTCATGCTTACGGTCCTCGGCTTCAATCTAATGGGCGATGGCCTTCGCGATGCTTTGGATCCACGAATGAAAAATTAG
- a CDS encoding ABC transporter permease: protein MFSYTVRRLGSLIPVLLGMAFIVFMMIRAIPGNPAQVILGQQATEEAVTAMTKQLGLDKPWFVQFWDYLSGLVQGDLGISLKTNSPVSEEIGPYLMATIELALIAMIIAVVIGVNAGIISAWFQNSWFDYVAMVIALVGLSMPIFWLGLMEQYIISIQWDLLPTTGRDNIRDPVEAITGLYLIDTLMNGRIDQFFEVIRHLILPGLALATIPMAIIARMTRSSMLEVMRSDFIRTARAKGMRMFWVVYKHSLKNALIPVVTVIGLQTGLLLGGAILTENIFGWPGIGTYIYDAILSRDYPVIQSGILVIAFLFVMINLIVDLLYAAIDPRIKYK from the coding sequence ATGTTTTCCTATACCGTACGACGTTTAGGATCTCTCATTCCAGTACTGCTCGGAATGGCATTTATTGTATTCATGATGATTCGGGCGATTCCAGGTAATCCGGCACAAGTGATTCTTGGGCAGCAAGCAACAGAAGAGGCTGTTACGGCCATGACCAAGCAACTTGGACTGGATAAACCTTGGTTCGTTCAATTTTGGGATTATTTATCGGGGTTGGTCCAGGGGGATCTCGGTATATCGCTAAAAACGAATAGTCCCGTTTCCGAGGAAATTGGGCCCTATTTAATGGCTACGATAGAGTTGGCATTGATTGCGATGATCATCGCTGTCGTCATTGGGGTGAATGCCGGAATCATCTCGGCTTGGTTCCAAAATTCATGGTTTGACTATGTGGCAATGGTGATTGCGTTGGTTGGCTTGTCCATGCCGATCTTCTGGCTTGGATTGATGGAGCAATACATCATTTCCATTCAATGGGACTTGCTTCCGACGACGGGCCGGGATAATATCAGGGATCCCGTCGAGGCCATAACCGGCCTTTACTTGATTGATACACTCATGAATGGCAGGATTGATCAGTTTTTTGAAGTGATCAGGCATCTTATTTTACCGGGATTGGCGCTTGCAACCATTCCAATGGCGATCATCGCAAGGATGACACGTTCATCCATGCTTGAAGTGATGAGGTCGGATTTCATCCGCACCGCCCGTGCCAAGGGAATGAGGATGTTTTGGGTCGTTTACAAGCACTCCTTGAAAAATGCCTTGATTCCTGTAGTGACGGTCATCGGCCTGCAGACAGGATTGCTGTTGGGCGGGGCCATTTTAACGGAAAACATTTTTGGCTGGCCAGGTATCGGTACATATATTTATGATGCAATCCTATCCCGGGATTATCCGGTCATCCAGTCCGGGATTCTTGTCATCGCCTTTTTGTTTGTCATGATCAATCTAATTGTGGACTTGTTGTATGCAGCGATCGATCCTAGGATCAAGTATAAATAG
- a CDS encoding ABC transporter substrate-binding protein, which produces MKRTLALLLTCILALSLALAGCSSSTSKEDGKGGSDEAKGGTLIYGKGGDAVGLDPAIVTDGESFIVTQQIFETLVKYGEDNTEIKPGLAESWDVSDDAKTYTFKLKTGIKFHDGTDFNADAVVKNFQRWSQSKDEGKFAYYASMFGGFEGDEGHVIKEVKAVDANTVEFTLNRPQAPFLKNLAMPTFAIASPAGLEKEGDSFTKNPSGTGPFKFKSWKPGDTIEVVKNDDYWQKGLPKLDGITFKVIKDNSARLNAVIKGEIDLMDGLNPSDISKVTGDDKLQLFERPSMNVGYFGFNVEKKPFDKKEVRQAISHLINKKEIIDNFFEGTAEPAKNPMPPSVSGYNDNIEDYDYNVEKAKELLKKAGYEKGFKMDLWAMPVPRPYMPDGQKVAEAIQASLKQVGIEANIVSYEWAAYLEKVQAGEAQSFMLGWTGDNGDADNFLYALLDKDNIGSNNYSRYANDEVHDLLIEAQSTADEAKRNELYGKAQEIIHDDAPWVPLVHSLPQLAGSKTVKGFVPHPTGSQSLINVSLEN; this is translated from the coding sequence ATGAAGAGAACATTAGCTTTATTGTTGACTTGTATCCTGGCCCTTTCACTGGCGCTTGCTGGATGCTCCTCGTCCACATCAAAAGAGGACGGCAAAGGGGGATCGGATGAAGCGAAAGGCGGTACATTGATTTATGGTAAAGGCGGGGATGCGGTCGGTCTTGACCCAGCTATCGTAACCGATGGCGAGTCATTCATCGTCACTCAGCAAATCTTTGAAACGCTCGTAAAATACGGGGAAGACAATACAGAGATAAAACCTGGTCTTGCCGAATCTTGGGATGTGTCTGATGACGCAAAGACCTATACATTCAAATTGAAAACCGGCATCAAGTTTCATGATGGTACGGATTTCAATGCAGATGCGGTCGTGAAAAACTTTCAACGTTGGTCACAAAGCAAGGATGAAGGAAAATTTGCTTACTATGCCTCCATGTTCGGAGGATTTGAAGGTGATGAAGGTCATGTCATCAAGGAAGTGAAGGCCGTCGATGCCAATACGGTGGAATTCACATTGAACCGCCCACAGGCGCCTTTCCTGAAAAACCTGGCGATGCCTACATTTGCCATTGCCAGTCCTGCTGGATTGGAAAAAGAGGGCGACAGCTTCACGAAGAACCCTTCTGGAACAGGTCCTTTCAAATTTAAGTCTTGGAAGCCAGGCGATACGATCGAAGTGGTGAAAAACGATGACTATTGGCAAAAAGGTCTGCCAAAGCTTGATGGAATCACGTTTAAGGTCATTAAAGATAACTCTGCGCGTTTAAATGCTGTAATCAAAGGTGAAATCGATCTAATGGACGGCTTGAACCCAAGCGATATCAGCAAAGTTACAGGAGATGACAAACTGCAGTTATTCGAACGCCCATCCATGAATGTCGGTTACTTTGGATTCAATGTAGAGAAAAAGCCTTTCGACAAGAAAGAAGTACGTCAGGCCATCTCCCATTTGATCAACAAAAAGGAAATCATCGATAACTTTTTCGAAGGCACAGCGGAGCCTGCAAAGAATCCAATGCCGCCATCCGTTTCTGGGTATAATGACAACATCGAAGACTATGATTACAATGTCGAAAAAGCGAAAGAACTTCTGAAAAAGGCCGGTTATGAAAAAGGATTCAAAATGGATCTATGGGCAATGCCAGTACCACGCCCGTATATGCCAGATGGCCAAAAAGTGGCCGAGGCCATTCAAGCGAGCTTAAAGCAGGTTGGCATCGAAGCAAATATCGTTTCATACGAATGGGCTGCCTATTTAGAGAAAGTGCAGGCTGGTGAGGCTCAATCCTTCATGCTAGGCTGGACAGGCGATAATGGCGATGCAGATAACTTCCTTTATGCCTTATTGGATAAAGATAATATCGGCTCGAACAATTATTCCCGTTATGCAAATGATGAAGTGCATGATCTATTGATCGAGGCACAGTCCACGGCAGATGAAGCCAAGCGAAATGAGTTATATGGCAAAGCCCAGGAAATCATCCATGATGATGCCCCGTGGGTTCCGCTAGTCCACTCATTACCGCAGCTAGCCGGATCGAAAACAGTCAAAGGGTTTGTTCCACATCCAACTGGTTCTCAATCCCTTATTAACGTTTCTTTAGAAAATTAA
- a CDS encoding dipeptide ABC transporter ATP-binding protein, translating into MNQTLVKVENLKKHFPIKGGVLGKTVGEVKAVDGLSFSIYKGETLGLVGESGCGKSTTGRLLLRLLEPSEGNVYFEGKDLTSLSSREMRKMRREMQMVFQDPFASLNPRHTVEKILEEPLIVHGVKDKKVRKARVQELLKVVGLSGYHAKRYPHQFSGGQRQRIGIARALAVNPKLIIADEPVSALDVSIQAQVLNLLQDLQEDFDLTYLFIAHDLGVVRHISDRVGVMYLGHIVELTESEELYEDPLHPYTQALLSAVPIPDVEYKGDRVILQGDVPSPSNPPSGCPFHTRCPKAMLECKSEKPILHEHKPGHYVACHLYN; encoded by the coding sequence ATGAATCAAACATTGGTTAAGGTGGAAAACCTTAAGAAGCATTTTCCGATTAAAGGCGGTGTTCTAGGAAAGACGGTTGGCGAGGTCAAGGCAGTCGATGGCCTGTCGTTTTCCATTTATAAAGGGGAAACCTTGGGACTTGTAGGTGAAAGCGGTTGCGGGAAGTCGACGACGGGAAGGCTATTGCTTCGATTGCTCGAGCCGAGTGAGGGGAATGTCTACTTCGAAGGGAAGGACCTGACTTCCTTATCCTCACGGGAAATGAGAAAAATGCGCCGTGAAATGCAGATGGTGTTCCAGGATCCATTCGCTTCCCTCAATCCTAGACACACCGTTGAAAAGATCTTGGAAGAACCGCTTATCGTTCATGGCGTAAAAGATAAAAAGGTCCGTAAGGCGCGTGTTCAGGAGCTGCTCAAGGTTGTCGGCTTAAGCGGTTACCATGCGAAAAGGTACCCGCACCAATTCAGTGGGGGCCAGCGGCAGCGCATCGGGATTGCCAGGGCACTTGCCGTTAACCCAAAGCTGATCATCGCCGATGAGCCGGTATCCGCACTGGACGTGTCCATTCAGGCGCAGGTCTTGAACCTCCTGCAGGATTTGCAGGAAGATTTTGATTTGACGTATCTTTTCATTGCCCATGATCTTGGCGTCGTGAGGCATATCTCTGACCGTGTCGGTGTCATGTATCTGGGACATATAGTCGAATTGACGGAGAGCGAGGAATTGTATGAGGATCCTCTTCACCCGTATACACAGGCTTTATTATCGGCGGTGCCGATTCCCGATGTGGAGTACAAGGGAGATAGGGTGATCCTGCAGGGCGATGTTCCAAGTCCTTCTAACCCTCCAAGCGGCTGTCCGTTCCATACGAGGTGCCCCAAAGCGATGCTGGAATGCAAATCGGAAAAGCCAATCTTGCATGAACATAAACCTGGTCACTACGTTGCTTGTCATTTATATAACTGA
- a CDS encoding ABC transporter ATP-binding protein has product MVEPIIKVNGLRTSFRTDDGVIPVVNSIDFHVNPGEVLGIVGESGCGKSVTSLSIMGLVSSPTGKVEGEILFKGENIANASEAKMRKIRGNDIAMIFQEPMTSLNPVFTIGDQLVETLRIHKKWSKKQARLRAVDMLKLVGLGRAEELINEYPHQLSGGMRQRVMIAMAMICEPKLLIADEPTTALDVTIQAQILELMKNLNKETDTAIMMITHDLGVVAQMCERVIVMYAGKVIEEGNVQTIFQNPKHPYTVGLLQSIPDMRIKKERLYSIPGNVPKPGTSNLGCQFAPRCSHAMEQCVNETPSLLDFGDGQQVRCWLYEDGKGAAMHESNIG; this is encoded by the coding sequence ATGGTCGAACCGATTATAAAGGTGAATGGGCTGCGAACCAGTTTTCGTACGGACGATGGTGTCATTCCTGTTGTGAATTCAATCGATTTTCACGTCAATCCCGGTGAGGTGTTAGGGATTGTAGGGGAATCGGGATGCGGGAAAAGCGTAACTTCTTTGTCCATCATGGGACTGGTTTCTTCGCCGACTGGCAAGGTCGAAGGAGAAATCCTGTTTAAAGGGGAGAATATCGCGAATGCCTCTGAAGCGAAAATGAGGAAGATTCGCGGGAATGACATAGCGATGATATTCCAGGAACCGATGACAAGCCTGAATCCTGTGTTCACGATTGGCGACCAGCTGGTGGAGACGCTCCGGATACATAAAAAGTGGAGCAAAAAACAGGCCAGGCTTAGGGCTGTTGACATGCTGAAGCTGGTTGGGCTTGGCCGTGCCGAAGAATTGATCAATGAATATCCCCATCAGCTTTCGGGCGGGATGAGACAGAGGGTCATGATCGCCATGGCCATGATCTGTGAGCCGAAACTCCTTATCGCGGATGAGCCGACAACGGCCTTGGACGTGACGATTCAAGCACAAATCCTTGAGTTAATGAAGAACTTGAATAAAGAAACCGATACGGCCATCATGATGATCACCCATGACCTTGGGGTTGTGGCGCAGATGTGTGAACGTGTCATTGTCATGTATGCCGGCAAGGTCATAGAGGAAGGGAATGTGCAAACGATTTTCCAAAATCCAAAGCACCCTTATACCGTCGGACTGCTTCAGTCGATACCGGACATGCGAATAAAGAAAGAGCGCCTTTACTCGATTCCCGGCAATGTCCCAAAACCTGGGACAAGCAATCTTGGATGCCAGTTTGCGCCGCGCTGCTCCCATGCCATGGAGCAATGTGTGAATGAGACCCCGTCTCTATTGGATTTTGGCGATGGTCAGCAAGTCCGTTGCTGGCTGTATGAAGATGGGAAAGGAGCAGCCATGCATGAATCAAACATTGGTTAA
- the ssb gene encoding single-stranded DNA-binding protein, whose product MINQVTLVGRLTKDPVLRYTPDGKAVSNVTLAINRNFRNTVGDYEADFVQCIIWKKSAENTAQYCKKGTLIGITGRIQTRRYENKDGKNIYVTEVVAEMVQFLGPKQQEVKLEDFEHIGL is encoded by the coding sequence ATGATTAACCAAGTAACCCTTGTCGGCAGGCTTACGAAGGATCCCGTGTTAAGGTATACCCCCGACGGCAAGGCTGTTTCCAACGTCACTTTAGCGATCAACCGTAACTTCCGTAATACGGTTGGTGATTACGAAGCGGACTTCGTACAATGTATCATATGGAAAAAGTCGGCTGAAAATACTGCCCAGTATTGTAAAAAAGGGACACTGATCGGCATCACGGGCAGGATACAAACGAGGAGATACGAAAACAAGGATGGCAAGAACATATACGTAACGGAAGTGGTTGCAGAGATGGTTCAATTCCTAGGGCCTAAACAGCAAGAAGTGAAGCTAGAAGATTTCGAGCATATTGGCTTATAG
- a CDS encoding YwpF family protein codes for MKSFKLISLQIVTENLHLIDIALTDGLIINKENDARTWLLEAFVDENHFKELEPSLPNIDGEVYIQAVITKKDNEPALFHTALRTIRKVGNHYSLLFVGHIQKTRSKYAELLLEDLVEKGLVGDELINEFKQKIRSKPKLATNK; via the coding sequence ATGAAATCGTTTAAATTGATCTCGCTGCAAATTGTTACGGAGAATTTACACTTGATTGATATTGCATTAACAGACGGGCTGATAATAAATAAGGAAAACGATGCCAGGACCTGGCTGCTGGAAGCCTTTGTGGATGAAAATCACTTCAAGGAGCTTGAGCCATCGCTTCCAAATATAGACGGTGAGGTCTATATCCAGGCCGTCATTACAAAAAAAGATAATGAACCGGCTTTATTTCACACCGCCTTGCGTACGATTAGAAAGGTAGGTAACCATTATAGCCTCTTATTCGTCGGTCATATCCAGAAGACGCGCAGCAAATATGCAGAACTCCTGCTTGAAGATTTGGTCGAAAAAGGTCTTGTCGGTGATGAATTGATAAATGAATTCAAACAAAAAATCCGCTCGAAGCCTAAATTGGCAACGAATAAATAA
- the fabZ gene encoding 3-hydroxyacyl-ACP dehydratase FabZ, with protein MLDITQIKEIIPHRYPFLLVDRIIEIDEGKRAVGLKNVSANEEFFNGHFPDYPVMPGVLIVEALAQVGAVAVLKQEEYKGRLAFFAGIDSCRFKKQVKPGDQLRLEVEIVRMRGSMGKGKAVATVDGEVACEAEIMFAFGDK; from the coding sequence ATGCTTGATATCACACAAATTAAAGAAATCATCCCGCATCGCTATCCATTTTTATTGGTGGATCGGATCATCGAAATAGATGAAGGGAAACGGGCGGTAGGATTGAAGAATGTCTCTGCCAATGAAGAATTCTTCAATGGCCATTTTCCTGATTATCCAGTTATGCCTGGGGTTTTAATCGTTGAAGCTTTGGCACAGGTCGGTGCTGTAGCCGTTTTGAAACAAGAAGAATATAAAGGACGGCTTGCATTTTTTGCCGGAATCGATAGCTGTCGCTTTAAAAAGCAAGTGAAACCGGGCGATCAACTGCGTCTTGAAGTTGAAATAGTGCGGATGAGAGGATCGATGGGCAAGGGGAAAGCGGTCGCAACTGTAGATGGCGAAGTAGCATGTGAAGCCGAAATCATGTTTGCCTTTGGTGACAAATAA
- a CDS encoding DNA-directed RNA polymerase subunit beta has translation MEQNRVMRQQIEEEINEVETKPHRRIKVRLLPIWLRLLIVIGLIFIAVLSGALLGYSVIGGGHALDVFQKSTWTHIIDIVNKDA, from the coding sequence ATGGAACAAAATCGTGTAATGAGACAACAAATTGAAGAAGAGATAAATGAAGTCGAGACGAAACCGCATCGCAGGATCAAGGTCCGTCTTTTGCCAATTTGGCTTCGTTTACTAATTGTTATTGGATTGATATTCATTGCTGTATTATCAGGGGCGCTTTTAGGCTATAGTGTCATTGGGGGAGGGCATGCCCTGGATGTTTTCCAAAAATCGACATGGACCCATATTATTGACATAGTGAACAAGGACGCGTAA